The window CGCTCGTAACAGCCACACTCAGCATAAGCCGTCATCAAACTGTTCCATGTCTTGAGATCAGGGATTCGTCCACTTTGTCTTAAGTTGCCAACCACACTCTCTGCTTTTTGCCATAGATTTAGTTTTCCATAAGCCTCAATGATATCGGTATACGTAGGCGAACAAGCGAAGTGGAAGCCTTTTGTCTCAGCCTGAGTAACCACTTGATGAGCTGTCTCTGGAAAGCCAAGCTTGCAATACACACCAACCATGCTTTTACCAACACTTTCTGAAGCTTCACAGCCAGACAGTCTCAGGTCAGAGAAAACTTGAGAAGCTTCTGCGTAATGTTCATTCGCTACACAGCAGTGTAATAAGGACTCATACATGGTGGAACTGCCAAAACTCCATCCATGAACACATGCGCCAGTAAAGTATTCTTCTAGCGCAGCAATTATATTGTTAACCTTACAATGTAGAACAATTAGTGCTTCGTTTATAAGCAGCCTCGATCCACTGGCGTGTTCTTTCAAAAACTCAAGTAACTCGCACGCTTCTGAATGCCTGCCTGATGAACTGTAGGAACCCAGGATAGATAACAGAGTGTCGTTTTGCAGTTCATAGCCATTGGTGATAGCTACTTTCAACTGTCTAGCAGCAAGATCAAAGCATTCGCCCTTAACAAGAACAGAGGAAATCTCTAGTGGGTTCATGCCACACAGTTCTTCCATATCTCTGATGGTTTTCTGAATGTCTTCTTCCCTGTTTTCCTTCATAAGTCCAAGTATCATCAGCTCATACAGACTGTGAGTCGGTGTATGACCATCAGAAATCATATCACGATATAAAGCCCACGCCTTTCTTGTCTCGTTGCCTCTTAGTAACACATCCAACATTACAGAATACGCCAAATTATCAGGCTTAGTCCCTGAGCGCAACATGCAACTGAAAGTCTCTTCAGCCTCCTCTCGCTTCCCAGCCTTGGCATAACCGCAGATGAGAGCACTGTAGGTCTGCAGAGTTGGTTTGATCCCAACATCAAGCATCTCAGACATCAACGCCGCAGCTTCCACGGTTCTGTTTGCTTTTCCAAGCGAATCTATCAAAACCGTGTAAGTAATAGCATCAGGGCTTCTACCAGACAACCCTTTCATGTCCTTATAAAGCTTCAGCGCGAGATCAAGCTGCCCCTGCTTCCCATACATGTGAATGATCGTGTTGTAAGTCATCTCGTCTTTCCCAAACCCCATTTTCTGCATCGCCTCGTAAACCTCCTTCACCTTCTCCGTATTCCTCTCTCTAGCAAAAGCATAGAGCAAAGAATTATAAGTAACCGCGTCAGGGAAGTAGCCTTTAAGCTCCAGCTCCGCGAAGAGACTCTCAGCTTTCGCAGCAAGCCCGCATCTTCCGTAAACAGAGATCATAGCATTGTAAGTCCACAAGTCAGGCTGGCAACGATGCGCCTCCATGTCCTCGAAAACCTTCACAGCCCCTTCCAAATTCGAATCCCTCGAACAGGCGCTAAGCAGAGTGTTGTATGTAATAGCATCAGGCCTAAGACCAGAGTTCCTCACCATATCCAACAACTCAACGGCTAGATTGGGAGTCAAACCACCGGACTTAACCCTAGCGTTGATCAAAGTATTGaaactaatcaaatcaggaaCGCATCCTCTCTTCCGCATTTCGTCGAGCATCTCCTGCGCCTTCGTAAACTTCCCGCTGCGCGAATAAACCCCCATCATCGCGTTGTAGACCTGAACCGTATCTCCAACCGCTGGCTCAGCTCTAGCGAAAATCTCAACCGCGAGAGATTCTTGATTCCACCGCCCCAAAACGCCGAGAATCGCCGCGACCATGCGCGCGTTGGGTGAGTGCCAGTGGCGGAGGTTGAGCCACTCGAAAACCTCGAGAGCTCGTTGCCAGCTCACCGCGCCGACTGATTTGACGACGAAGCAGTAATCGGTGGGAGTCATCTGAACGAGGCGAGCGTCGAGGATGTCCGCGACGAATTGGTTAGGTTGAAGGTTTAGGATCTTATCCGTTAGGAGTttgactctctctctccagtCCTTGGCTCTTATCAGAGCGACcttgttcatcttcttcactcTCCTTCGTCGAGTCGCCACGGCGGCTTCTTCGTTCGCCTTTTGGTGGTCGCTGGAGGCGGCGGAATCGATGAATTCGCCGGAGTCCGGCGTATCGGAGACCGGAGAAACCGGAGAAGGAGGGAGAGGATGAGATTGTGTTGAGGTTTTGGAATCATACGTCTCACGGAGGTTCAAGTGTGGCCATCGGACGGCGGGGGAGGCTCGACTGTAGGTGAATTTCTGGGTGGAagagctgctgctgctgtttccTTGTTCATCTTTGATCTCGGAAACAGTCAACGGAGTAGAACTAAAGGCGGCGCGAACGGATAAGGCGGGGGatggagagagaggagaagcAAAAGCTAAAGCCCCTGCGGAAACCGCCATTAACATCTCTTAGCTAAATCCATCTGTTAGCAGGATATGTACAGTTACTAGATGAGTGAGTGAGGAAgagttgaagatttttttttaagcttGCCGAGATAAAAACTTCTTGCTGTCTGAGATTTTGATAAACAAACAACATGCCGTTGAAACACCTTGCCGGTTTACTGTGACGTAGACGTGTACGAAGGATAAAGCCGAAAGTTCGAGTCATAACCCGAGAAGATAGAACCTCAAACCAATTCTACGATCATGCATGTTTGCttgcaacaaaaaaattaagacgTTTGGAATAGTGAATAGTAATCAAACTATCAAAGGGTAAACATTCggacttagttttttttttctggaattAAACGAAAATAGAGGTTCTTGATGGGGGTAATAcataaaaaaacttcaaaaacacGACAGAAAATTTGGTAACATCCATCTTCTTCTTATAGTCTCTAGTAACGACCAATGCCCCAGACCCTGACAACTCCATCAGTGTAACCACTGAACAGTGTGCTTCCATCTGCGCTCCAGTTCAAGCTTGTGCAGTAGTTCACCTGTACCATTTTGGAATCCAGAAACATCATCAATCCCatgaatcaaagaaaaaaattatgcaaaaCGGAAAATGATTCATTTCTAACCAAAGTATCAAACTTTTATTAATTAACCATATCCCCAAAGTATACTTTCGCCACTAGTTTTGATGTATTCGGTAAACTAATCAAACCAAAAGTTATAACTTTTCTTAGAAAGAGTAAGAATAACGGCATTACCTTCTTCTGGTTACCAGTTCCGGCACCACCATCCTTCTCAGCCTCCGCCTTAAGGTCAACCTTCAACTCATCAACAACCGTCTTACTCTCAAGATCCCAGATCTTGATACTGCTCTCAGTCGCAGCACACAGCCAGTACCTATTGGGACTAAAGCAAAGCGAGTGAATAATCGAACCCCCCTCAAGCGAGTACAACTTCTTCCCCTCAGCCAAATCCCACAACAAGATCACACCATCTTTCCCACCACTAGCACACAACGAACCATCAGGCGACACAGCCACAGTGTTGAGGTAGCCCGAGTGCCCAGCGAGAGAGCTCTTCAGCTTACAGTTCTGAAGATTCCACACTTTCACAGTCTTATCCCAAGAAGCCGAAACAATGGTTGGGACAAGCGTGTTGGGGCTAAACCTAACACAGCTAATCCAATCTTTGTGTCCATCAGCTTCAGAGATCGTGTACTTACACTCACCAAGCGTGTTCCAAAGCTTGATCGTACGGTCACGAGAGGCCGACACGATCTGACGGTTGTCGACGGAGAAGGCCACGGAGAGGACGTCTTTCGTGTGTCCCACGAATCTGCGGGTGGAGACGCCGGTGGCTAGGTCCCAGAGACGGAGCTCGCCGTCCCAGCTTCCGGAGAGAGCGAACTGCCCGTCGGAGGAGAGGACCACGTCTTCGACGAAGTGGGAGTGGCCTGTGAGACGACGCTGGGCGACGCCGTAGGACTTGTCGTCCTTGGTGAGCTTCCAGAGGATGATGGATTTGTCGCGGGAGGAGGTGACGATGATGTCGGAGTTGTCGATCGGCGTGGCGATGGCGGTGACCATGTCGGTGTGGGCGCGCATTGTGCCTTTCAGTACGAGTCCCTCGGCCATGGTTAGGTTCTTGGGAGAGAGTTCAAAAATGGCGTATcggagcgagagagagagaggtggagaTCTCGTGAAATGAAGCTATTTATACTCTAGGTCAAATAAATGAAACTAGGGTTTGCTGCTTATAATGGGCCGTACATGGGCCTTCTTgagggaatttttttttttttttgttaaaagtttGAGGGAATTTTTGTCATTATGTTTCTGAGTTGTTTGGATCATAGGGAGGTCGGAGTAAGAAACTAACAATTAAAGGTTTAAAACTTGAGATGAATCTGATACAAATGTACAAGAGTTTCCTATAAGCacacaaaagaaagaaatgagaatctgttctttatttagttttgtttgactattaattcatgtttttaatcaTGGAGTGCACAACACACGGTGGCTTTGTGATGACCTTGGTACACCTTCACTTCTTTTCCCGCTGGCATAGACCACAACCTAGCCGTCATGTCCGATGATGCTGTGCATATTACAGAATCAAAAACCAGTTTAGAAGACTGTTCTGTCTCTTTTTAAGATGGAGATTAGTGATGATTACCTGTTACAAGAAACTCTCCATCCACTGAGAAGACG of the Brassica napus cultivar Da-Ae chromosome A5 unlocalized genomic scaffold, Da-Ae chrA05_Random_38, whole genome shotgun sequence genome contains:
- the LOC106390130 gene encoding pentatricopeptide repeat-containing protein At3g18110, chloroplastic, which produces MLMAVSAGALAFASPLSPSPALSVRAAFSSTPLTVSEIKDEQGNSSSSSSTQKFTYSRASPAVRWPHLNLRETYDSKTSTQSHPLPPSPVSPVSDTPDSGEFIDSAASSDHQKANEEAAVATRRRRVKKMNKVALIRAKDWRERVKLLTDKILNLQPNQFVADILDARLVQMTPTDYCFVVKSVGAVSWQRALEVFEWLNLRHWHSPNARMVAAILGVLGRWNQESLAVEIFARAEPAVGDTVQVYNAMMGVYSRSGKFTKAQEMLDEMRKRGCVPDLISFNTLINARVKSGGLTPNLAVELLDMVRNSGLRPDAITYNTLLSACSRDSNLEGAVKVFEDMEAHRCQPDLWTYNAMISVYGRCGLAAKAESLFAELELKGYFPDAVTYNSLLYAFARERNTEKVKEVYEAMQKMGFGKDEMTYNTIIHMYGKQGQLDLALKLYKDMKGLSGRSPDAITYTVLIDSLGKANRTVEAAALMSEMLDVGIKPTLQTYSALICGYAKAGKREEAEETFSCMLRSGTKPDNLAYSVMLDVLLRGNETRKAWALYRDMISDGHTPTHSLYELMILGLMKENREEDIQKTIRDMEELCGMNPLEISSVLVKGECFDLAARQLKVAITNGYELQNDTLLSILGSYSSSGRHSEACELLEFLKEHASGSRLLINEALIVLHCKVNNIIAALEEYFTGACVHGWSFGSSTMYESLLHCCVANEHYAEASQVFSDLRLSGCEASESVGKSMVGVYCKLGFPETAHQVVTQAETKGFHFACSPTYTDIIEAYGKLNLWQKAESVVGNLRQSGRIPDLKTWNSLMTAYAECGCYERARAIFNTMMRDGPSPSVESINTLLHALCVDGRLEELYVVVEELQDMGFKISKSSILLMLDAFARVGNIFEVKKIYNSMKAAGYLPTIRLYRMMIELFCKGKRVRDAEVMVSEMEEAGFKVELAIWNSMLKMYTAIEDYKKTVQVYHRIKETGLEPDETTYNTLIIMYCRDRRPEEGYLLMQQMRNIGLEPKLDTYKSLISAFGKQKCLEQAEQLFEELLSKGYKLDRSFYHTMMKISRDSGSDSKAERLLQMMKSAGIEPTLATMHLLMVSYSSSGKPQEAEKVLSNLKETEVELTTLPYSSVIDAYLRSKDYNSGIERLLEMKREGLEPDHRIWTCFVRAASFSKDKNEVMLLLKALQDIGFDLPIRLVVGRPELLLSEVDEWFEKLKPIEDNAALNFANALLNLLWAFELRATASWVFQLAIKRGIFSRDVFRVADKDWGADFRRLSAGAALVALTLWLDHMQDASLEGYPESPKSVVLITGTAEYNGISLDKTLKACLWEMGSPFLPCKTRTGLLVAKAHSLRMWLKDSPFCFDLELKDSVSLPESSSMELIDGCFIRRGLVPAFNHIKERLGGFVSPKKFSRLALLPDEMRERVIKTDIEGHRQKLEKMRKKNKGNEMVNVNTRRKFIRSK
- the LOC125594297 gene encoding receptor for activated C kinase 1C-like; the protein is MAEGLVLKGTMRAHTDMVTAIATPIDNSDIIVTSSRDKSIILWKLTKDDKSYGVAQRRLTGHSHFVEDVVLSSDGQFALSGSWDGELRLWDLATGVSTRRFVGHTKDVLSVAFSVDNRQIVSASRDRTIKLWNTLGECKYTISEADGHKDWISCVRFSPNTLVPTIVSASWDKTVKVWNLQNCKLKSSLAGHSGYLNTVAVSPDGSLCASGGKDGVILLWDLAEGKKLYSLEGGSIIHSLCFSPNRYWLCAATESSIKIWDLESKTVVDELKVDLKAEAEKDGGAGTGNQKKVNYCTSLNWSADGSTLFSGYTDGVVRVWGIGRY